The Fervidicoccus fontis Kam940 DNA window AGTGCTTTTAATATAGGCAACACGAAGGTTTTAGTTACTGCTTCAACCAGAGGGATAGGTTTCGGAATAGCTAAGGTTTTATTGGAAAACGGGGCCAAAGTAGTAATCAACGGACGAAGTGAAGAAGGTGTTATAAAGGCTATTGAAAAACTGCAATATCCGTATAAAAACAATGCTAAGGGAATAGTTGCTGATATCTCTAATAAAGACGAAGCTATTAGATTAGTAAAAGAATCCGCAAAGTCCCTTGGCGGTCTAGATTCGTTAGTTTACGTAACGGGTCCGCCAAAGCCTGGATATTTTAATGAGCTAAATTATGATGATTGGGAAGAAGGTGTTAATTTACTTATAAACTCAGCAATAGTTTTGGCTAAAGAAAGCATACCTTTTCTAAAGGAATCTAAAAACCCTTCAATGATATTTTTAACAAGTATTGCTGTGAAAGAGCCTATACCTAATATTGCTCTTTCCAACGTGTTAAGAATCTCCGTACATGGACTCGTAAAAACGCTTTCAAAAGAGCTTGCGCGGTATAAAATTAGAGTCAATGCAGTCCTTCCAGGACATATAGAAACGGAACGATCTCTGCAACTTGCTTCTGACAGAGCAAAAAGAGAGAACAGAACAATAGAAGAAGTGCTTAATGACATGACAAAGGAGATACCTCTTGGAAGGTTAGGAAAGCCAGAAGAAATTGGCTATACTGTAGCTTTTCTCATAAGTCCCTATTCTTCATATATAACAGGCGCTTTTATTCCAGTGGACGGGGGAGTACTTAGGTCGATTTAATCCTTATAACTTCGTTTTATTTCCTTTCTATGATTTTAATTCGTGAACTACCCCGCCCTTACGGACGGGGCATCTCCATCTCGCGATGGAGATTTCCTGCTTCTTCCAGGAAACTTACTATACGCTCTCTCAGAAAAGGGTATGTATAGCAGAGTTCTCCCGTCCACAGGCTCTAAGGGCAGTCCCGACCCCGCACGAAGAATATTTTATTTTTTGATAACTATAAAAATTTTTATAAGGGGGCTATACATCCCCTCCCTCACGGAAGGGGACTTTCGCTTCTTTAACCCCCAAAATTAAAGAGTATCCGCCTCCTAAAAGAGCAATAAATCTAAATTTTCCATATATTTTTATAAGAAGCTGTAGATTAAATAGTAGGTTTCTTTAGAACTGGGGCTTGTGCTTAAAGAAAGTTCTATACCAAACCTCAAGTAAGAAAACTCTCCAATAAAATCGAGAAAGCTCTCTGTCTATTTTTTCTTTTTCCACATTTTTTATAAGCCCTCTTACCGCATCAGCCTTTAGAAAGCCATCCTTTACAAGCTCTGAATTGGAAAGCACTTCAATAAAATTCTTTTTTAACAATATGAGCCACTCGTATTCTGGTGCTTGAAAGCCAAGCTTCTTCTTCGACCAAAGTATATCTTTAGGCACCAATCCTTCCATTGCCTTTCTATGAATCCATTTAGTATAACCGTTTCTGATCTTCAAGTCTTCTGGCATAGATAATGTAAATTCTGCAAGTATATGGTTAATATAAGGAACTCTTATCTCTATACTGTGAGCCATACTATTTCTATCTTCTACTCTCAAAATTTCCGCAAGTCTCCCTCCAGTTAAGTCTTTATATAAAGCCTCATTCAGAATTGAGATGCTATCCCTACTATTATGCATTTTCAAATCTTTCCCGAGCAAGCTCATTCCTAAACTTTCTCTTTTTCCGATATAAACTTTTAACGCATATTTAGCCTTGTCAAATATATAGTATCTCAGTTTCCAGGTTTCTTTTATAGCGGATATGACACCCTTCTTCCTAAGCACTTCTTTTATATATAAAGGAATATATGCATGGTATCCTCCTAGAAGCTCATCTCCTCCCTGTCCATTAAGCAGAACTTTCACATGTTTTGAAGCCTCTTTAGACAAAAACCAGTGCAGTATAGGGCTCAAGCCTTCTGGAGGCTCTTCTTCGAAATAAATTATCTTTTCGAGCTCTGATAGAAAATCTTGAGGCGAAACAGAGATCTCTATGAGGTTGTCCTTAAGTCCTAAGTATTCAGCAAACTTCTCAGCAATCGAGGACTCGTCTATTTTCACATTTTCTTTTATTTTCACGTTGAAGAGCTTTATGTTTTTGAGATCAAACCCTCGTTCCTTTACTACGCTCTTCTCGAGCATTTCCTTCGATATAGATACCAAGCTTGTAGAATCTATCCCTCCACTAACCTCAAATCCTAAGGGAACATCGCTCCTCAAATGAAGCGAAACGCTTTCGGCAAACTTTTCTTTCCATGCCTTTACATATTTTTCAACTTCATTATTCCCAGCATTTAACGTACTTTCGTATCTTGGATTCCAGTACTTCTCGATCTTTAATCCATCTTTGCTAAGGATGAAATACGATGCTGGAAGGATCTGCTTTATCCCGTCAAAGAACGTTTTCTCAGAAATTTTCCTCTCAAAAAGCAAATACTCAGCCATTCTTTCTTTATTTGGCTTAAGCTCAACTACAGGTAAGAATCCCTTAATTTCCGATGCAAAATAAAAATTTTCCTCATCGTTATAATAGAAAAGGGGTTTTATTCCAAACCTATCCCTTGCTCCATAAAGGGTGTTTTTCGCCTTATCATAAACCAAGACCGCGAACATTCCTATGAACTTTTTTAGTGCTTCATCGAAACCGTACTCTGCAATAGCTTTTAAAGCAACTTCCGTATCGCTGTCCCCATAGAAATTGTAACCTTTATCTTCAAGCTCTCTTCTTATCTCTCTATAGTTGTATATTTCTCCATTCAATACCAAAGCAAAATTTTCGAAAAATAAAGGCTGATGTCCCTTTTCGCTAACATCGATAATAGAAAGTCTCCTATTTGCGAGCGCAACCTTAGCTTTTCCTTTTATGCTTTCAATTGCATCAAACTTTCCAAATAGGGGTGAATCTTTACCAACTGCATGTATGCTTTGTAGATTCTCGGTTAGAATAAAATAGCCTTCATCATCAGGGCCTCTATGTTTAATCATGTCATTCATTTTCTTGATGATATCTACGTCTATTCCATCTCTACTATATATCCCAATAATTCCACACATAACATTTTTTCCCTTTTGGTAAAATTAATTCGAACGATGCAGAAAAATCTGTATAGATTAATATATCTTACTTTATTTTAAAAAAGACATGTTATATAAATTTTTAGAATGAAAACTGAATGAAATGCTTTTTGTGAGCCACGAATCTTTTTTAGCTTAAACATATCCACCTATTCCTGCATATTAAATTGCTCAGAGAAATACAATCCAACCCCTTAGTTGACTTAACCCTAAAACAAATCATAGAATAAAGCTTAGCCCGATTCTGAATACATATAGTCTCATTATTGACAAAATTCTGACGTCCTCCCGCCTTAAAAGGCGAGGCTTTCAGTTTGTAGAAATTAAAATAAAAAGTTTTGAGACACATTGTTTATTGTAGAATAAAAAATAATAATCTGAAATTCTTAAACTTCAAGATGAGAGCCGCGGTAGCTCAGCCCTGGTGGAGCGCTGCCCTGGTAAGGCAGAGGTCCCGGGTTCAAATCCCGGCCGCGGCTTAAAATTTCATGAATAAATTAAAATTTATCATTTATTTATTATCTGAAAAATAAATAATCCACGATTAATTTAGAGATCTTTTATTCCATTAAAAGAGGTGTGTTTTTTGAAAATAGACAAAAAAATTCGAGTATTTCTGATTCTAAGCTTTGTTTCGTTGTTTGCTGATATGACTTATGAAGGTGCTAGATCTGTTGGAGGAGCATATTTAGAAGTTCTTAAAGCCCCCTTAATTTTTGCAGGAATGCTAAGTATAGGCGAATTATTAGCATACTTATTTAGAGCATTTTCAGGGATCCTCGTAACAAAATACAGAAGTAGCTCATTTCTTTGGTTTTTAACAATAACTGGTTACGTAACAAATTTAGCAGTAATTCCTCTTCTTGCCATTAGTGGCAATTGGATAATTGCTTTTATATTGTATATGCTTGAAAGAATAGGAAAGGGATTGAGAGGCCCGTCAAGAGATATAATTCTTTCAGAACTAATAAAGGGCTTAGGCTCTGGAAAAGGGTTCGGAATACATGAATTTCTAGACCAGCTTGGAGCTGTTTCAGGACCATTAATAGTTGCATATTATTTAGCTGGTCATGGTGGATTCTATTATGCATATTTATTCTTAGCTATTCCTGCAACAATTGCAATAGCATTAGTATTTTCTGCAATGATTCAGTATCCAAAAATAGAATCTGTTCACACTGATAAAAGAATAAGCTTTAGAGTCCCAAGAGGAACATTTAGATTCTTCCTTGTTAGCATATTTCTGATATCAGTATCATTTACTCAATGGGGCATTATTTCTTACAGAATTACATTGGAGGGAATCGGGGCTCAATACGCTGCAATTCTCTACGTATTAGCTATGGCAGCTGACGCAGCTGTAGCGATTCCGCTTGGAATGCTTTTTGATAAATATGGAGTGAAAACTATTTATCCTATCCCAATAATTAGCATATTCTCCAATATATTGCTTTTATTTGAGAATTCCCTTTTCCTCTTATTTTTAGGTTCTATACTGTGGGGAACAGTTACTGGCTATTATGAATCAGTGTTCAGAGCTGCAGTTGCTGAACTAGCTAAAGAAGATGTTGCTGGAGGCTTTGGAGTATATTCGCTTGTCCAGGGAATAGCAATGGGTATTGGAGGTATTATTATAGCTGTTTTCTATATAGTCAGCAAAAGTGCACTCATTGACTATATAATAGCATTAAATTTAATAGCGATGTTATTTTTTGCCTTATCGACAAAGCGTTCAATCTAAACTTAATCAAGACAATGCTTTTTTAATAGACGTAAGCAAAGAAGGCGGAATTAAAACTATTACTGGAAAAATATTCTTTATCTCTTCCCAACCTACGTCTTCATTAGAGCTTAAATACCCCCTATATATAGCATCTATAAGCTCAAAATATCTCTCCGGTTCAATTAATGGATCGTCCCAAAACTCGAACAGAAAAAGTAAAGCCAAGTCCCAGGCCTTGGTCTCCTTCTTTTTGCATTCGTGAGTAGATTGCTCAGCATCGATTATTGCCATGTCTTCATTTAAAATTAGAAAGTTTTGCGGTCTAGTGTCACCAAGGCAAAAATCCTTATTGTGAATATTTCCAAGAGCTACTCCAACTCTATAAAGGTCTTCTTGGCTCTTTAGATTTGGGACTCTACCATCAATGTACTCTCTCTTTATGTAATATTTCTCAAAATTCTTTTCAATAATCTTAGGAACTAAAACTTCTCCTGAATAACTCTCAAAAAAATTTACTTCTCTTTTCATCCTTTCTAAAGGATCTACAGTAAATTGATAGAAAAACCATACTATAGGAATATTTAAAAGGAACCATTTGATAAGTCCGTTTGGCTTTATATAATTTTTTACAACTATTTTTTTGCCGTTTTCCTCACGAACTTCTGACTGTTCAAAAAAAGAAGCTAATTGCCAGAGAAAACTTATCCTGATATTCCTATTCTTCATGCTCATAAAATTCACAGCTTAAATGTTTACATATGTGTTGATGGTTGTTCCTCTTTTTCTTCTGCTACTTCTTGGAACCCCTTTTCCATTGCCTTTTTAATTTTCTCATCTATATCTTTAGCCTTGGAAGTCAGGTCTTCTAGATCAATTTCAAATTTTAAATAAGATGAAAGGACTCTTAATATTTCACCGACTGCCATATAATCAACAACATTGCTTGCCACATAGACTTCACTCGTTTCTCCGAGCAGAACAGCTCCCTCAATACCGTACATTTCTGCCAGTGCCGGAATTAATCCGTTTAGCCCCGAGATACCGCCGTTCATTGGCACACAACCAACTTTTGACAGTTCATCGATAAATTCTTTATTTGTCGCCGCAACAAAAACTTTCCTTCCGTTTTTTATTTCAGGAGAAACATATGCAGCTGCAGAAATGATTTTAGAAAAACCTAGGTCTACAAGCTTTTTGCTGAGATCAAATGCTAATGCTGTTTGAGCCTCTTCGCCTTGAGGCTGAAAACTAGCTGTTAGAACTGCAATTTGCAGTGATGATGATGAGTATAATTTTATGGACAATGGCTGTATGATTCCATCCATTACTATTACTGAGCTTGGAGATTGAACAGGAAAGAATTCCACGTATTCTTCGAGCTTCATTTTTGATATGAGAAAATCTGCGGTAGCCTTTCCAACTAAGGCCATACCCGGAAAACCAACTATTAGTGTTTTTCCTCTAAGGTTTTTTGTATCATTTTTTTCTATCACTATCAAAATTAACACTCTCAATAATTTTTTAGAAAACAAGAGATGATTAAGGTTTTCTTTTTAATCAAATAGCTTATTAATCTTATTATTTTTTATTTTTATAAATAGTGGTAATTTCTTCTGAGGAGAGTTTTTAATATGAGTTCATCTCTGAAAGAAAGGATAAGAATAGCCGATGTCTTTTCGAAGAATAACGGAGAAAAAGTGCTTATTGCTGGATGGATAGAAGCAGTAAGAATCATCGGAGGAGTAATTTTTATTGTACTAAGAGACAGAAGCGGAAAAGTGCAAGCAGTAATAAAGAAAAATATAGATGAAAAACTTTTTAATGAGGCATCTGAACTGGGTTCTGAAGATGTTGTAGCAATAAAAGGAGAGGTTAAAGAAGCAAAAACATCTTTAGGAGATAGAGAGATAGTTGTGGAGAAACT harbors:
- a CDS encoding PAC2 family protein, with the protein product MIEKNDTKNLRGKTLIVGFPGMALVGKATADFLISKMKLEEYVEFFPVQSPSSVIVMDGIIQPLSIKLYSSSSLQIAVLTASFQPQGEEAQTALAFDLSKKLVDLGFSKIISAAAYVSPEIKNGRKVFVAATNKEFIDELSKVGCVPMNGGISGLNGLIPALAEMYGIEGAVLLGETSEVYVASNVVDYMAVGEILRVLSSYLKFEIDLEDLTSKAKDIDEKIKKAMEKGFQEVAEEKEEQPSTHM
- a CDS encoding serine/threonine protein kinase — encoded protein: MSMKNRNIRISFLWQLASFFEQSEVREENGKKIVVKNYIKPNGLIKWFLLNIPIVWFFYQFTVDPLERMKREVNFFESYSGEVLVPKIIEKNFEKYYIKREYIDGRVPNLKSQEDLYRVGVALGNIHNKDFCLGDTRPQNFLILNEDMAIIDAEQSTHECKKKETKAWDLALLFLFEFWDDPLIEPERYFELIDAIYRGYLSSNEDVGWEEIKNIFPVIVLIPPSLLTSIKKALS
- a CDS encoding MFS transporter translates to MKIDKKIRVFLILSFVSLFADMTYEGARSVGGAYLEVLKAPLIFAGMLSIGELLAYLFRAFSGILVTKYRSSSFLWFLTITGYVTNLAVIPLLAISGNWIIAFILYMLERIGKGLRGPSRDIILSELIKGLGSGKGFGIHEFLDQLGAVSGPLIVAYYLAGHGGFYYAYLFLAIPATIAIALVFSAMIQYPKIESVHTDKRISFRVPRGTFRFFLVSIFLISVSFTQWGIISYRITLEGIGAQYAAILYVLAMAADAAVAIPLGMLFDKYGVKTIYPIPIISIFSNILLLFENSLFLLFLGSILWGTVTGYYESVFRAAVAELAKEDVAGGFGVYSLVQGIAMGIGGIIIAVFYIVSKSALIDYIIALNLIAMLFFALSTKRSI
- the asnB gene encoding asparagine synthase (glutamine-hydrolyzing), which produces MCGIIGIYSRDGIDVDIIKKMNDMIKHRGPDDEGYFILTENLQSIHAVGKDSPLFGKFDAIESIKGKAKVALANRRLSIIDVSEKGHQPLFFENFALVLNGEIYNYREIRRELEDKGYNFYGDSDTEVALKAIAEYGFDEALKKFIGMFAVLVYDKAKNTLYGARDRFGIKPLFYYNDEENFYFASEIKGFLPVVELKPNKERMAEYLLFERKISEKTFFDGIKQILPASYFILSKDGLKIEKYWNPRYESTLNAGNNEVEKYVKAWKEKFAESVSLHLRSDVPLGFEVSGGIDSTSLVSISKEMLEKSVVKERGFDLKNIKLFNVKIKENVKIDESSIAEKFAEYLGLKDNLIEISVSPQDFLSELEKIIYFEEEPPEGLSPILHWFLSKEASKHVKVLLNGQGGDELLGGYHAYIPLYIKEVLRKKGVISAIKETWKLRYYIFDKAKYALKVYIGKRESLGMSLLGKDLKMHNSRDSISILNEALYKDLTGGRLAEILRVEDRNSMAHSIEIRVPYINHILAEFTLSMPEDLKIRNGYTKWIHRKAMEGLVPKDILWSKKKLGFQAPEYEWLILLKKNFIEVLSNSELVKDGFLKADAVRGLIKNVEKEKIDRELSRFYWRVFLLEVWYRTFFKHKPQF
- a CDS encoding SDR family oxidoreductase; translated protein: MSAFNIGNTKVLVTASTRGIGFGIAKVLLENGAKVVINGRSEEGVIKAIEKLQYPYKNNAKGIVADISNKDEAIRLVKESAKSLGGLDSLVYVTGPPKPGYFNELNYDDWEEGVNLLINSAIVLAKESIPFLKESKNPSMIFLTSIAVKEPIPNIALSNVLRISVHGLVKTLSKELARYKIRVNAVLPGHIETERSLQLASDRAKRENRTIEEVLNDMTKEIPLGRLGKPEEIGYTVAFLISPYSSYITGAFIPVDGGVLRSI